A genomic window from Flavobacterium phycosphaerae includes:
- a CDS encoding DUF3341 domain-containing protein codes for MSSNKVIHAIYNDDDVLMDAVHKTRAAHHHIEEVFTPFPVHGLDKAMGIAPTRLAICAFIYGCIGLTVATTMMNYIMIQDWPQDIGGKPSFAYYKNMPAFIPVMFEMTVFFAAHLMVITFYMRSKLWPFKQAENPDVRTTDDHFLMEVAVKDNESELVKFFEATGAVEVKVIDKH; via the coding sequence ATGAGTAGTAATAAAGTTATACACGCTATATACAATGATGATGATGTATTGATGGATGCAGTTCACAAAACAAGAGCCGCTCATCATCACATTGAAGAAGTCTTTACGCCATTCCCGGTTCACGGATTGGATAAAGCTATGGGAATTGCGCCTACACGTCTAGCCATTTGTGCATTCATTTATGGATGTATCGGTTTAACAGTAGCAACCACCATGATGAATTATATCATGATTCAGGATTGGCCACAAGATATTGGAGGTAAACCAAGTTTTGCCTACTACAAAAACATGCCGGCTTTTATTCCGGTAATGTTTGAGATGACCGTATTTTTTGCCGCTCACTTAATGGTAATTACCTTTTATATGAGAAGTAAATTATGGCCATTCAAACAAGCCGAAAATCCGGATGTAAGAACTACTGATGACCACTTCTTAATGGAAGTTGCCGTTAAAGACAATGAATCCGAATTAGTAAAATTCTTCGAAGCCACCGGCGCAGTAGAAGTTAAAGTAATTGATAAGCATTAA
- a CDS encoding cytochrome c oxidase subunit II: MTTLLVLIVVVLLAVALWQLTKIFDLTQVGGNVNDTQVANDNDNKVNGYLMFGFLGFIYLTTIFCLWNYSKFPLIGDSASAHGPEIDNLMVITLVLIFFVQTITQALLHYFAFKYRGKQGQKALYFADNNRLEFIWSVIPAVVLAGLILYGLYAWTNIMFVDDKDKEDAIVIELYAQQFKWEARYSGADDVLGKANVRYIEGVNNLGVDLSDPNAQDDFTSTELHIPKGKRIIFKMRSQDVLHSAYMPHFRAQMNCVPGMVTNFSFIPTVTTAEMREKPAMIEKVAEINAIRAKKSQALVASGQTALDPYTFDYLLLCNKICGASHYNMQMKVVVDTPEEYQAWLKENAPKTIAQAVKTAAAEAKAAEKPATTKDTTSAKSTDTTVVAQAEMK, from the coding sequence ATGACAACTCTTTTGGTACTTATAGTTGTAGTTTTATTGGCAGTTGCCCTATGGCAGTTAACTAAAATATTCGACTTAACACAAGTTGGTGGAAATGTGAATGACACTCAAGTGGCTAATGATAACGATAATAAAGTTAACGGTTACCTGATGTTTGGTTTCCTTGGTTTTATTTATCTAACCACTATTTTCTGTCTTTGGAACTATAGCAAATTCCCTTTAATTGGAGATTCGGCCTCAGCGCATGGACCGGAAATCGACAATCTTATGGTAATTACTTTGGTTTTGATCTTTTTTGTTCAAACCATTACACAAGCTTTATTACACTATTTCGCTTTTAAATATAGAGGGAAACAAGGACAAAAGGCACTTTACTTTGCCGATAATAACCGCTTAGAATTTATTTGGAGTGTTATCCCGGCTGTTGTTTTAGCAGGTTTGATTCTTTACGGATTATACGCTTGGACCAACATTATGTTTGTTGATGATAAAGATAAAGAAGATGCTATTGTTATCGAACTTTATGCACAACAGTTCAAATGGGAAGCCAGATATTCAGGTGCTGACGATGTTTTAGGAAAAGCAAACGTTAGGTATATTGAAGGAGTAAACAACCTTGGGGTTGATTTATCTGATCCAAATGCACAGGATGATTTCACTTCTACAGAATTACACATCCCTAAAGGAAAAAGAATCATTTTCAAAATGCGTTCACAAGACGTATTGCACTCAGCTTATATGCCTCACTTCAGAGCACAAATGAACTGTGTACCGGGTATGGTAACTAATTTTTCATTCATCCCAACGGTAACAACAGCTGAGATGAGAGAGAAACCGGCTATGATTGAAAAAGTAGCTGAAATTAATGCCATCAGAGCTAAGAAAAGCCAAGCTTTAGTAGCTAGCGGACAAACAGCTTTAGACCCATACACTTTTGACTATTTGTTATTGTGTAACAAAATTTGTGGAGCTTCTCACTACAACATGCAAATGAAAGTAGTAGTAGATACTCCGGAAGAATACCAAGCTTGGTTAAAAGAAAACGCACCAAAAACTATTGCTCAGGCAGTAAAAACAGCTGCGGCAGAAGCAAAAGCTGCTGAAAAACCGGCTACAACTAAAGATACAACTTCAGCAAAAAGCACTGACACCACAGTTGTTGCTCAAGCAGAAATGAAATAA
- a CDS encoding quinol:cytochrome C oxidoreductase: MYTFSSKLKTFSFVLMLVGVLGIGYGFLTAPKTIQDVETILASESHGHEGAHNAHAVEKHDAKAEAAHKEHVEHVFHQLQNKPWAALYVACIFFMLIAMGALAFYAIQQVAQAGWSPVLFRVMQGVTSYVLPGSIIFFFILVLSGLHFNHLFSWMAEGITTKGSANYDHMIAGKAGYLNFPFWIIRAAIFLGGWNLYRHLSRKNCLAQDEATDNSFYKKNFKISAAFLVFFIVSESIMSWDWIMSVDAHWFSTLFGWYVFASFFVSGITVIQLVTIYLKTKGYLENVNSSHIHDLSKFMFGISVFWTYLWFSQFMLIWYANIPEEVTYFVTRINDYGITFWGAFVMNFIFPILLLINTDFKRIFWIIVMAGTIILFGHYIDFFNMIMPGTVGDQWFIGIPEIAAVLFFLGLFIFVVFSALTKAPLVPKRNPFIEESKHFHY; encoded by the coding sequence ATGTATACCTTTTCAAGTAAATTAAAAACTTTTTCATTCGTCTTAATGCTCGTTGGAGTATTGGGAATTGGGTATGGTTTTTTGACCGCACCAAAAACAATTCAAGACGTAGAAACAATACTTGCTTCTGAAAGTCATGGGCATGAAGGTGCTCATAATGCACATGCTGTTGAAAAACACGATGCCAAAGCAGAGGCTGCGCACAAAGAACATGTTGAACACGTTTTTCATCAATTACAAAATAAGCCTTGGGCTGCCCTTTACGTAGCTTGTATCTTCTTTATGTTGATTGCCATGGGAGCTTTAGCTTTCTATGCGATTCAACAAGTAGCACAAGCAGGTTGGTCTCCGGTATTATTCAGAGTAATGCAAGGGGTCACTTCGTATGTACTTCCTGGCTCTATTATCTTCTTTTTTATTTTAGTTTTATCCGGTTTGCATTTCAATCATTTGTTTTCTTGGATGGCCGAAGGAATTACAACTAAAGGAAGCGCCAACTACGATCATATGATTGCCGGAAAAGCTGGTTACTTGAATTTCCCATTCTGGATTATCAGAGCCGCTATATTTTTAGGAGGATGGAATTTATACAGACATTTATCCAGAAAAAACTGTTTGGCACAAGATGAAGCTACTGACAACTCATTCTACAAAAAGAACTTTAAAATCTCAGCGGCATTCTTAGTATTCTTTATCGTTTCCGAGTCTATCATGTCTTGGGACTGGATTATGTCAGTTGACGCACATTGGTTCAGTACACTTTTCGGGTGGTATGTATTTGCCAGTTTCTTTGTGAGTGGTATTACAGTTATCCAATTGGTAACAATTTATCTTAAAACTAAAGGTTATTTAGAAAACGTAAATTCAAGCCATATTCACGATTTATCAAAATTCATGTTTGGTATCAGTGTATTCTGGACGTACTTATGGTTCTCTCAATTCATGTTGATTTGGTATGCCAATATTCCGGAAGAGGTAACTTATTTTGTTACCAGAATTAACGATTATGGTATTACTTTCTGGGGTGCCTTTGTGATGAACTTTATTTTCCCAATATTGTTATTAATCAACACCGATTTCAAACGTATCTTCTGGATTATCGTTATGGCAGGTACGATTATTTTATTCGGACATTATATTGATTTCTTCAATATGATTATGCCGGGAACAGTTGGTGACCAATGGTTCATCGGTATACCGGAAATAGCAGCAGTATTATTCTTCTTAGGATTATTCATTTTTGTAGTATTCAGCGCCTTAACAAAAGCACCGTTGGTTCCAAAACGTAATCCGTTCATCGAAGAAAGTAAACATTTTCATTATTAA
- a CDS encoding c-type cytochrome, with translation MKSLLKTAVLLGIIVSLSSCKDNAKPNYQYMPNMYESVAYETYSASDAFNSPTGLKGKEGQLSPDGSIKRGFVPYDIPNTTAGYDLAKATLKSPLDSTAVDMEKAKALFDIYCAICHGTAGDGQGKLVKQQKFLGVPNYKDRQITEGSVFHVQTYGLNSMGSYANQLSQEERWMVAAYVMDLRSKL, from the coding sequence ATGAAAAGTTTACTTAAAACAGCAGTATTATTAGGTATCATCGTTTCCTTATCCTCTTGTAAAGATAATGCGAAACCAAACTACCAATACATGCCAAACATGTATGAATCTGTGGCTTACGAAACCTATTCAGCATCTGATGCTTTCAACTCGCCTACAGGATTAAAAGGAAAAGAAGGACAATTGTCACCGGATGGTTCTATCAAAAGAGGATTTGTTCCTTATGATATACCAAACACAACAGCAGGATATGATTTGGCGAAAGCTACTTTAAAATCACCGTTAGATTCAACAGCGGTTGATATGGAAAAAGCAAAAGCGCTTTTTGATATTTATTGTGCTATTTGTCACGGTACTGCTGGTGACGGTCAAGGAAAATTAGTGAAACAACAAAAATTCTTGGGAGTTCCTAATTACAAAGACAGACAAATTACAGAAGGAAGTGTTTTCCATGTGCAAACGTATGGTTTAAATTCAATGGGTTCTTATGCGAATCAATTGAGCCAAGAAGAACGATGGATGGTAGCTGCTTACGTGATGGATCTTAGAAGCAAATTATAA
- a CDS encoding TAT-variant-translocated molybdopterin oxidoreductase: protein MSSNKKYWKSVEELNENSSIVETLRNNEFVEEIPTGDFLSDKESLSSSSTTRRDFLKYVGFSTAAATLAACEGPVHKSIPYVLQPEQIIPGVADYYATTMFDGFDFANLLVKTREGRPIKIENNTIAGAKFAANARVHASVLSLYDSMRLKVTKVAQKDANWQEADLKIKASIADAKAKGGQVVLLTGTLASPSTEKLIAEFIAKNPTAKHVVYDSVSESAALDAFEAVYGERALVDYDFSKANTIVSIGADFLGDWQGGGFDSGYAQGRIPQAGKMSKHYQFEANMTLSGAAADKRVPMTVADQKKALAGIYNVIVNGAGDAGNADATKAAKQLAAAGSKGVLVSGIQDKNAQLLVLAINQKLASEAFSTIGTRQIRKGSDAKVAQLVADMNAGSVHTLIMSGVNPVYTLADSAKFVNGLKKVKLSVAFSLREDETASIANIAVPAPHYLESWNDLMLTKGTYSLVQPTIRPLFSSKQFQEALMSWNGNGGSFYDYLKANSANYTNGATWNKTVHDGIALGVAAASISGSADFAAAANALAASKPANGYELVLYTKTGLGDGQQANNPWLQEFPDPITRVSWDNYVTVSPADAKKLGLENKIVANGGLNGSNAALTVNGVKKEVPVIVQPGQAIGTLGLALGYGKKAALKEEMQVGVNAYAFYNNFNNVQSASIAKAGGEHEFACVQSQKTLMGRGDIIKETTLTIFNTKDSKEWNEVPMVSLDHKEVEATKVDLWESFDRSVGHHFNLSIDLNACTGCGACVIACHAENNVPVVGKSEVRRSRDMHWLRIDRYYSSQDTFAEDNEKKESFNGLFGEKGSLGGFGQMENPADNPQVAFQPVMCQHCNHAPCETVCPVAATSHGRQGQNQMAYNRCVGTRYCANNCPYKVRRFNWFLYNNNDEFDFHMNDDLGRMVVNPDVNVRSRGVMEKCSMCIQKTQLTILTAKREGREVNVDEFQTACSAACTTGAMVFGDVNNKESKVAKLAEDKRMYHLLEHVGTKPNVFYHVKVRNT from the coding sequence ATGTCATCGAACAAAAAATACTGGAAAAGTGTTGAGGAGCTAAACGAAAATAGTTCTATTGTTGAGACGCTTAGAAATAATGAATTCGTGGAAGAAATTCCGACCGGAGACTTCCTGTCAGATAAAGAATCATTATCTTCTTCATCAACTACTCGTCGTGATTTCTTGAAATACGTAGGATTCAGTACAGCGGCTGCAACTTTGGCTGCTTGTGAAGGTCCGGTACACAAATCAATTCCTTACGTTTTACAACCGGAACAAATCATTCCTGGTGTTGCTGATTATTATGCAACAACTATGTTTGACGGTTTTGATTTTGCCAACTTATTGGTAAAAACACGTGAAGGTCGTCCAATTAAAATTGAAAACAATACTATAGCCGGGGCTAAGTTTGCTGCCAATGCCAGAGTTCACGCTTCGGTATTGTCATTATACGACAGCATGCGTCTTAAAGTAACTAAGGTTGCTCAAAAAGACGCTAATTGGCAAGAAGCTGACTTAAAAATCAAAGCCAGTATAGCAGATGCTAAAGCTAAAGGCGGGCAAGTAGTTTTACTTACCGGAACGTTAGCCAGCCCGTCAACTGAAAAATTGATTGCTGAGTTTATCGCCAAAAACCCAACCGCTAAGCATGTTGTTTATGATTCAGTTTCTGAGTCAGCAGCGTTAGATGCTTTCGAAGCTGTGTATGGTGAAAGAGCTTTAGTAGATTATGATTTCTCAAAAGCAAATACAATCGTTTCTATTGGAGCTGATTTCTTAGGCGATTGGCAGGGTGGCGGATTTGACTCGGGTTATGCTCAAGGAAGAATTCCACAAGCCGGTAAAATGTCAAAACACTATCAGTTTGAAGCTAACATGACTTTGTCGGGTGCTGCTGCTGATAAACGTGTGCCAATGACTGTAGCTGATCAGAAAAAAGCACTAGCTGGTATTTATAACGTAATTGTTAATGGTGCTGGAGATGCTGGTAATGCTGATGCTACAAAAGCGGCTAAACAATTAGCGGCTGCAGGAAGCAAAGGAGTTTTGGTTTCAGGTATTCAGGATAAAAATGCACAATTGTTGGTTTTGGCTATCAACCAGAAATTAGCAAGTGAGGCATTTTCAACTATCGGAACCCGTCAAATTAGAAAAGGTTCTGATGCAAAAGTGGCTCAATTGGTTGCTGATATGAATGCTGGAAGTGTTCATACGTTAATCATGAGTGGCGTTAACCCAGTTTACACTTTGGCCGACAGCGCTAAATTTGTGAACGGATTGAAAAAAGTAAAATTATCGGTAGCGTTTTCTTTGAGAGAAGATGAAACGGCTTCGATTGCCAATATAGCTGTTCCGGCTCCTCACTACTTAGAGTCATGGAACGACTTAATGTTGACTAAAGGAACTTATTCTTTGGTTCAACCAACCATCCGTCCGTTATTCAGTTCAAAACAATTCCAAGAAGCATTGATGTCATGGAATGGTAATGGAGGGTCTTTTTATGATTATTTAAAAGCTAATTCAGCTAACTATACTAATGGGGCTACTTGGAACAAAACAGTTCATGATGGTATCGCTCTTGGTGTGGCTGCTGCCTCAATTTCAGGTTCTGCTGATTTCGCTGCTGCGGCTAATGCTTTAGCTGCTTCAAAACCAGCTAACGGATATGAATTAGTATTGTATACCAAAACCGGTTTAGGAGATGGTCAACAAGCTAACAACCCATGGTTACAAGAATTCCCGGATCCAATCACCAGAGTATCTTGGGATAATTATGTTACCGTTTCTCCGGCGGATGCTAAGAAATTAGGATTAGAAAATAAAATCGTAGCTAACGGTGGTCTTAACGGAAGTAATGCTGCCCTTACGGTTAACGGAGTTAAAAAGGAGGTTCCTGTTATTGTTCAACCTGGACAAGCTATCGGAACTTTAGGTTTAGCTTTAGGATACGGTAAAAAAGCCGCTTTAAAAGAAGAAATGCAAGTAGGTGTTAACGCTTACGCTTTTTATAACAACTTTAATAATGTTCAATCCGCTTCTATTGCTAAAGCTGGTGGGGAACATGAGTTCGCTTGTGTACAGTCACAAAAAACCTTAATGGGTAGAGGTGATATTATTAAAGAAACTACTTTAACCATTTTCAATACTAAAGATAGCAAAGAGTGGAATGAAGTGCCAATGGTATCTTTAGATCACAAAGAAGTAGAAGCTACTAAAGTTGATTTATGGGAATCATTTGATCGTTCAGTCGGACATCATTTTAACTTGTCAATCGATTTAAATGCTTGTACCGGATGTGGCGCTTGTGTTATCGCTTGTCATGCTGAAAATAACGTTCCTGTTGTTGGAAAATCAGAAGTAAGAAGAAGTCGTGATATGCACTGGTTGCGTATCGACCGTTACTATTCTTCACAAGATACTTTTGCGGAAGACAATGAGAAAAAAGAAAGCTTCAACGGCTTGTTCGGTGAAAAAGGCTCATTAGGTGGATTTGGTCAAATGGAAAATCCGGCTGACAATCCTCAAGTGGCATTCCAACCGGTAATGTGTCAACATTGTAACCACGCTCCTTGTGAAACGGTTTGTCCTGTGGCAGCAACATCACACGGTCGTCAAGGTCAAAACCAAATGGCTTATAACCGTTGTGTAGGTACTCGTTACTGTGCCAACAACTGTCCTTATAAAGTACGTCGTTTCAACTGGTTCTTGTACAACAACAATGACGAGTTTGATTTCCACATGAATGATGATTTAGGTCGTATGGTGGTTAACCCGGATGTAAACGTTCGTTCTCGTGGGGTTATGGAAAAATGTTCTATGTGTATCCAAAAAACGCAGTTGACTATCTTAACCGCTAAACGCGAAGGAAGAGAAGTTAATGTGGATGAATTCCAAACCGCTTGTTCTGCAGCTTGTACAACAGGAGCTATGGTTTTCGGAGATGTTAATAACAAAGAAAGCAAAGTGGCTAAGCTAGCAGAAGATAAAAGAATGTATCATTTGTTAGAGCATGTGGGTACCAAACCAAATGTATTCTACCACGTTAAAGTTAGAAATACCTAG
- a CDS encoding cytochrome c oxidase subunit I: MSAEAHNHDHGHDEHEHHHKDTFITKYIFSIDHKMIAKQYLITGIIMGVIGVGMSMLFRMQLAWPEESFKIFNFLLGDKFAPNGVMSNEIYLALVTIHGTIMVFFVLTAGLSGTFSNLLIPLQIGARDMASGFLNMISYWLFFLSSVVMVISLFVESGPASAGWTIYPPLSALPQAISGSGTGMTLWLVSMAIFIAASLLGSLNYIVTVINLRTKGMSMTRLPLTIWAFFITAIIGVISFPVLLSAALMLIMDRSFGTSFFLSDIYIAGEVLHYQGGSPVLFEHLFWFLGHPEVYIVLLPALGITSEIIATNSRKPIFGYRAMIMSIIAIAFLSTIVWGHHMFISGMNPFLGSVFTFTTLLIAIPSAVKAFNYITTLWKGNLQLNPAMLFSIGLVSTFITGGLTGIILGDSTLDINVHDTYFVVAHFHLVMGISALYGMFAGIYHWFPKMFGRMLNKNLGYVHFWVTAVCAYGVFFPMHFIGMAGLPRRYYTNTNFPLFDDLQNVNVIITTFALVGGAFQLVFLYNFFSSIFYGKRTVQNPWKSNTLEWTAPIEHIHGNWPGEIPHVHRWPYDYSKPGHDDDFVPQNVPMKEGEEVLHH; encoded by the coding sequence ATGTCAGCAGAAGCTCACAACCACGATCACGGTCACGACGAACACGAACACCACCATAAAGACACGTTCATTACTAAATACATTTTTAGTATTGATCACAAAATGATTGCTAAACAGTATTTGATTACTGGTATCATCATGGGAGTTATTGGTGTTGGAATGTCAATGCTTTTCAGAATGCAATTGGCTTGGCCGGAAGAATCATTCAAGATTTTTAATTTCCTTTTAGGCGATAAATTTGCTCCAAACGGAGTAATGTCAAATGAAATCTATTTGGCTTTAGTGACCATTCATGGTACCATCATGGTATTCTTTGTATTAACAGCAGGATTGAGCGGAACCTTTAGTAACTTGTTGATTCCGCTGCAAATCGGAGCACGAGATATGGCCTCAGGTTTCCTTAACATGATTTCCTATTGGTTATTCTTCTTGTCTAGTGTGGTTATGGTTATCTCACTATTTGTAGAGTCAGGACCGGCTTCTGCAGGATGGACAATTTATCCGCCTTTGAGTGCTTTACCACAAGCTATTTCAGGTTCAGGTACCGGTATGACTTTATGGTTGGTTTCTATGGCGATATTCATTGCAGCGTCTTTGCTAGGTTCATTGAACTACATCGTAACGGTAATCAACTTAAGAACAAAAGGAATGTCGATGACAAGATTGCCACTTACAATTTGGGCTTTCTTTATTACAGCTATTATTGGAGTTATTTCGTTCCCGGTATTACTTTCTGCCGCCTTGATGTTAATCATGGACAGAAGTTTCGGAACGTCTTTCTTCTTATCTGATATCTATATTGCCGGCGAAGTGTTACATTACCAAGGAGGTTCGCCAGTATTGTTTGAACACTTATTCTGGTTCTTAGGACACCCGGAGGTATACATCGTATTGTTACCGGCATTAGGAATCACTTCTGAAATTATTGCTACTAACTCTCGTAAACCTATCTTTGGTTACAGAGCGATGATTATGTCAATCATAGCCATTGCCTTCTTGTCAACAATTGTATGGGGTCACCACATGTTTATCTCAGGTATGAATCCGTTCTTAGGTTCTGTGTTTACTTTCACAACTTTATTGATTGCGATTCCTTCTGCTGTAAAAGCCTTTAACTATATCACAACGCTATGGAAAGGTAACCTACAGTTAAACCCTGCGATGTTGTTCTCTATCGGATTGGTTTCTACCTTCATTACCGGAGGATTAACAGGAATCATTTTAGGAGATAGTACGCTGGATATTAACGTTCACGATACGTACTTTGTGGTTGCTCACTTCCACTTGGTAATGGGTATCTCTGCACTTTACGGAATGTTTGCCGGTATTTACCACTGGTTCCCTAAAATGTTCGGAAGAATGTTGAACAAAAACTTAGGTTATGTTCACTTCTGGGTAACGGCAGTGTGTGCTTATGGAGTATTCTTCCCGATGCACTTCATCGGAATGGCAGGTTTACCAAGAAGATATTATACCAACACCAACTTCCCGTTATTTGACGATTTACAAAACGTAAACGTTATTATTACTACGTTTGCTTTAGTAGGAGGTGCGTTCCAATTAGTATTCTTATACAACTTCTTCAGTAGTATTTTCTACGGAAAAAGAACTGTTCAAAATCCATGGAAATCTAATACATTGGAGTGGACAGCACCAATCGAGCACATTCACGGAAACTGGCCTGGTGAAATTCCTCACGTACACAGATGGCCTTATGACTATAGCAAACCGGGTCACGATGATGACTTCGTTCCGCAAAACGTACCTATGAAAGAAGGAGAAGAAGTGTTACACCACTAA
- the ruvB gene encoding Holliday junction branch migration DNA helicase RuvB: MNENLNPTNSNFNPEELDLEKKLRPLSFDDFTGQEQVLDNLKVFVEAANLRDEALDHTLFHGPPGLGKTTLANILANELGVGIKITSGPVLDKPGDLAGLLTNLEERDVLFIDEIHRLSPIVEEYLYSAMEDFKIDIMIESGPNARTVQINLNPFTLVGATTRSGLLTAPMRARFGIQSRLQYYNTELLTTIVQRSSSILKMPITMEAAIEIAGRSRGTPRIANALLRRVRDFAQIKGNGKIDIEIARFSLKALHVDAHGLDEMDNKILNTIIDKFKGGPVGLSTLATAVSESGETIEEVYEPFLIQEGFIIRTPRGREVTEKAYKHLGKINPNIQGGLF; encoded by the coding sequence ATGAACGAAAACCTCAATCCCACCAATTCCAATTTTAATCCTGAAGAGCTCGACTTAGAAAAAAAGTTAAGACCCTTGTCTTTTGATGATTTCACAGGGCAAGAACAAGTGTTGGACAATCTGAAGGTTTTTGTGGAAGCGGCTAATCTGAGAGATGAAGCACTTGACCATACGCTTTTTCATGGTCCGCCGGGATTGGGTAAAACGACTTTGGCTAACATTTTGGCCAATGAATTAGGCGTTGGAATTAAAATTACTTCCGGTCCTGTTTTAGATAAACCGGGAGATTTGGCCGGGTTGCTTACTAATCTTGAAGAAAGAGATGTCTTGTTCATTGATGAAATCCATCGCTTAAGTCCGATAGTGGAAGAATATCTATACTCTGCCATGGAAGATTTCAAGATTGATATCATGATTGAATCAGGCCCAAATGCCCGAACTGTTCAAATCAACTTGAATCCGTTTACGCTGGTTGGAGCTACCACCCGTTCAGGATTGCTGACAGCGCCTATGCGGGCTCGTTTCGGAATCCAAAGTCGACTACAATATTACAACACCGAACTGTTAACTACGATAGTCCAACGAAGTTCCAGTATTTTAAAAATGCCTATCACAATGGAAGCGGCTATTGAAATTGCCGGAAGAAGCAGAGGAACGCCTCGTATCGCCAATGCACTGCTGCGTCGTGTTCGCGATTTTGCCCAAATCAAAGGCAATGGAAAGATTGATATAGAAATTGCTCGATTTTCCTTGAAAGCCTTGCATGTGGATGCGCATGGTTTAGATGAAATGGATAACAAGATTCTGAATACTATTATCGATAAATTTAAAGGAGGGCCGGTTGGGTTATCAACCTTAGCGACGGCAGTTTCCGAAAGTGGTGAAACCATCGAAGAAGTATACGAACCGTTCTTAATTCAGGAAGGGTTCATCATTCGCACGCCCCGCGGAAGAGAAGTAACAGAGAAAGCCTATAAACACTTAGGAAAAATTAACCCTAACATCCAAGGCGGATTGTTTTAA
- the nrfD gene encoding NrfD/PsrC family molybdoenzyme membrane anchor subunit, with protein MSSHYEAPIRKPLVIGDKSYHDVTVDVAAPVEGRANKQWWTVFSIALIAFLWGIGCIVYTVSTGIGSWGLNKTVGWAWDITNFVWWVGIGHAGTLISAVLLLFRQRWRMAINRSAEAMTIFSVIQAGLFPIIHMGRPWLAYWVLPIPNQFGSLWVNFNSPLLWDVFAISTYLSVSLVFWWTGLLPDFAMLRDRAVTPFTKRIYSILSFGWSGRAKDWQRFEEVSLVLAGLATPLVLSVHTIVSFDFATSVIPGWHTTIFPPYFVAGAVFSGFAMVNTLLIIMRKVSNLEAYITIQHIELMNIVIMITGSIVGVAYITELFVAWYSGVEYEQYAFLNRATGPYWWAYWSMMTCNVFSPQFMWFKKLRTSIMFSFIISIVVNIGMWFERFVIIVTSLHRDYLPSSWTMFQPTFIDIGIFIGTIGFFFVLFLLYARTFPVIAQAEVKTILKSSGENFKRQRELEGHNHSDKH; from the coding sequence ATGTCGTCTCATTACGAAGCACCCATTAGAAAACCCTTAGTTATAGGTGATAAATCATATCACGATGTAACTGTAGATGTAGCTGCTCCAGTAGAAGGAAGAGCCAATAAACAGTGGTGGACTGTATTTTCTATCGCATTAATAGCTTTCCTTTGGGGAATTGGTTGTATTGTCTACACCGTCTCAACCGGTATCGGTTCTTGGGGATTAAACAAAACAGTAGGTTGGGCTTGGGATATCACCAATTTCGTTTGGTGGGTAGGTATCGGTCACGCCGGAACGCTTATCTCTGCCGTACTATTATTATTCCGCCAAAGATGGAGAATGGCGATTAACCGTTCTGCAGAAGCGATGACCATCTTCTCGGTAATCCAGGCAGGTTTATTCCCAATCATTCACATGGGTCGTCCATGGTTAGCTTACTGGGTATTGCCTATTCCTAACCAATTTGGTTCTTTGTGGGTAAACTTTAACTCACCATTGTTATGGGACGTGTTTGCGATTTCAACGTATCTTTCGGTATCATTAGTATTCTGGTGGACTGGTTTATTACCTGACTTTGCGATGTTAAGAGACAGAGCCGTGACTCCTTTCACGAAAAGAATTTACTCTATCCTTTCTTTCGGATGGAGCGGAAGAGCAAAAGACTGGCAACGTTTTGAAGAGGTTTCTCTTGTATTGGCAGGTTTAGCAACTCCTCTTGTACTTTCGGTACACACTATTGTATCCTTTGACTTTGCTACTTCGGTAATCCCGGGTTGGCATACCACTATCTTCCCGCCGTACTTCGTTGCCGGAGCGGTATTCTCAGGATTTGCGATGGTAAACACACTTTTGATCATCATGAGAAAAGTGTCAAACTTAGAAGCTTATATCACCATTCAACATATCGAGTTAATGAACATTGTAATCATGATTACAGGTTCTATTGTTGGGGTGGCTTATATCACCGAGTTATTTGTAGCTTGGTATTCAGGAGTAGAGTATGAGCAATACGCCTTCTTGAACAGAGCAACCGGTCCTTACTGGTGGGCTTACTGGTCGATGATGACTTGTAACGTATTCTCACCTCAGTTCATGTGGTTCAAAAAATTAAGAACCAGTATCATGTTCTCTTTCATCATTTCGATTGTAGTAAATATTGGGATGTGGTTTGAGCGTTTCGTAATCATCGTAACCTCATTACACAGAGATTATCTTCCATCATCATGGACGATGTTCCAACCCACATTCATCGATATTGGAATCTTCATCGGTACCATTGGTTTCTTCTTTGTATTATTCCTTTTATACGCCAGAACATTCCCAGTGATTGCTCAAGCAGAGGTTAAAACAATTTTGAAATCGTCAGGAGAAAATTTCAAAAGACAAAGAGAATTAGAAGGTCATAATCATTCAGATAAACATTAA